One genomic segment of Hydra vulgaris chromosome 14, alternate assembly HydraT2T_AEP includes these proteins:
- the LOC136090817 gene encoding uncharacterized protein LOC136090817, translating to MTPKHLFKMQIYKIFDTLLSQLDWRYEQLRTICNDFSFLYGMSLESTSVLDLKKLAADLAIKYSKDLNMYQFTCEIQSFKFEASTIIPNIKTATPQDILQALHDFGLIESYPNINIAIRIFLTLPVTTASCERSFSKLKLTKIYLRSTIGQERLSNLSIQSIEYNIVKDINYDDVINEFAQMKARKVQF from the coding sequence ATGACTCCAAAACATTTGTTCAAAATGCAAATTTACAAGATTTTTGATACTTTATTGTCTCAACTAGATTGGCGTTATGAGCAACTGCGAACTATCTGCAATGATTTTTCCTTTCTGTATGGTATGTCTTTGGAATCGACCAGcgttttggatttaaaaaagttggCTGCAGATTTAGCAATTAAGTATAGCAAAGATTTAAATATGTACCAGTTCACCTGTGAGATACAAAGCTTTAAATTTGAAGCATCGACAATAATACCTAATATTAAAACTGCAACTCCACAAGATATTTTGCAAGCACTTCATGACTTTGGCTTAATTGAGTCTTATCCGAATATTAATATTGCTATCCGGATATTTCTCACTCTTCCAGTTACTACTGCGTCGTGTGAGAGAAGTTTTAGTAAATTGAAATtgactaaaatttatttaagatcTACTATAGGACAAGAAAGATTATCTAATCTTTCAATACAATCTATTGAATATAACATTGTTAAAGATATTAATTATGACGACGTTATAAATGAATTTGCGCAAATGAAAGCGAGAAAAGtgcaattttaa